Part of the Arachis hypogaea cultivar Tifrunner chromosome 6, arahy.Tifrunner.gnm2.J5K5, whole genome shotgun sequence genome, ACTTTAAGAGATTTCAGCAACAAGACCACATTGCCGAGGTTAGTCCTTTGAATCTCAGGGACAGGGCTGGGCAACATTTCATTTAGGTAAGCACTCTCTGTGTACAGTCGACAACATGTACCAGGCCCAGTTCTACCAGCTCGACCAGCACGCTGATCAGCAGCAGCACGGCTGACGGGGAAGACTTGGAGAGCGTCCATTCCCATCCTTGGGTTATACACCTTCATTTTACCATAACCTGTGTCTATGACATAGAAGATACCATCCACAGTCAATGATGTCTCAGCGATGTTAGTGGCAACGATGCATTTTCGGGCTCCATCTTCAGCTCTCTGGAATATCTTAGCCTGCAAATCAGCAGGAAGCTGAGAGTATATGGGTAGAATCACGAGTTTAGGGAATGCTTTCTTTGAAGAAGAGACCATCTGCTCCATTCTTTCTGCAAGGGCGTAGCAAGCTGCCTCAATCTCATCTTGGCCAGTCATGAAGATAAGAATGTCACCTGGAGGACTAGTAATGTGAATCCTCATGGCCTGCTGCACTGCACCTTCAACATAATCTTCAACTGGAGTTTTACTCCATAATGTAGTCACAGGAAATGTTCTCCCAGGAATATGATAAATTGGCACACTGCAAGAATGCCCTAATTAGATCGTGAACCAACCAAAATGTGGAAAATGAGATATTAGACAAGATTGAGGAGCTGAAACTCACCTTCCGAAGAAATGTGAAAATTTCTGTGCATTCAGCGTTGCTGACGTGACAATCAACTTAAAATCACGACGCCGAGCTACAACTTTCTTCAATATTCCAAAAAGAACATCCGTGTTTAATGATCTTTCATGGGCTTCATCCATGACAATAACCCTGCAATAGTTTCAGATACTAACGTTATTTTTTTTGCAGAAACACCATAAATGTCATTGTTGAGGGTGaattttctcaatattttcataCCGATACTTGTCTAGATCAGAGTCTTTGAGTGTTTCTCGTAGAAGAACCCCATCTGTCATGTACTGTAAAATTCAACCATTTAAGTTTAGAATACATAGCAACAAAAGTTAATAATGTGTGCACGTAACTAATGTATATGTTAGACTTGTGTATGCTCAAAGGATAAATACAATGAAAAGAAACCACATTCAATAGCACAATAGTTCCAGTGTTATAAAATAAGTGTTTACCTTTATAATGGTATTTGGCCCAGTCACATCCTCAAACCGTATAGCATAGCCAACCTTCTCACCCAGCTCTGTCTCCATCTCCTCACTGACTCTCTTGGCCACACTCATAGCTGCCACACGCCTGGGTTGGGTGCAACCTACTATACCATTTATAGTGTAGCCATCCTCATGCAGATACTGTTCAGAAAACTCAAATGTCAAATTTCTGTCTTGATTGGACAAAcatgatcatgtaataaataattgaaaagaaaagaaaaggacaaTGCACCTGTGTCAATTGGGTTGTCTTTCCTGAGCCTGTTTCTCCAACCACTACCACAATCTGATTTTCTCGAATTACCTACACAAGTGTATATCAACAAATTATTGCAACATATATGAACCACTGGCTCTATTTGCTTCTCACTTTCTTCACAAGTGAGAGGGCAAAACATTTTTGTGGGTACTacattcaattttttatattaatctcCCACTTCTTCTCTTAGCTGATTATGAGATACACATACAATAAAGAAAAAACCAACCTGTAATAGGTCATCTCGCACTGAAAAAATGGGCAGATATTGCCTTTGCTCTGCAATACTCTTTGACTTGGCAAAATCACTCACAGCCTCTTCCTTTTTCAAATGCTGTGAAAACTTAGCTTCTTCCTTAAAATCTATTTCACCCTGTTCACCCACTGTAGCAGTGTCTGCATCAATCTGCATTTGAAAGGATTTTAAAAAGGATAAGTCTTTATACACCAGTAAGAGAAAGCAAAGATCACAACTGTTCCAGAAGAATACCTGTTCTGCTGTCTTTTCAACACCTAAGATATCGCCAAGTTTTGAGCCTGCAAGCTCCCAAAAACGTTGACGAGACTTATTTGAACTCTGTTTCTCACGTATTTCTTTGACCAGAGTAGATCCTTTACGAGAAATTATAGCCATGTCAGATGTTGGATCTTTTATTGGCATAATTGGCTCTGCCTGCTTAGTAAAAACAACTCTGCCATCAAGGAATGGAGGTTTTGTATCTGCGAATGTTGGTAAAAAATAATCAGTATAAAGAGGTGAATGCCATACAAACTGCATAAAACATCAATTAGCCAGATGAAGATTTACCATGCACCAGAAGAACAACTTTGCGTTCTTCCTCATCATCAAACTCAGTCTGAACCTCTGTACCTCTAACGGCTCCTGATCTCAGCAGTTGTCTGTCCTCCCATTGAGCATTATCAGCTGTGAGCTGAGACAATTTCTTGCTCTGAGCAAGGGACATCTTGGTCCCATCTCTTCTAGTCTGTTATTTGTTAACAACTCCTGATTACTTTAACAAGATAACTAAACGCAAGTTGCTAAAAACAATGCACAATCCATGCTGCATATATAAGATATATAACACGGTGTATAGAACATCTTCATATGTGACATTTCAGTTTTAATATGTATCAGTTCTACTTATGACAAGGAACTATCTTTAATTTATCCAAGAAAAATTTGCAAGTAACAAGAAGTTGTGTGTGTATAACGGTTTGCAGCAAATATTAGTTTACATATAATTAGAATTCTTAATGTTTAGTTATTTACCA contains:
- the LOC112696334 gene encoding pre-mRNA-splicing factor ATP-dependent RNA helicase DEAH7 isoform X3, whose translation is MEVPASPSGYERENDRNERRHHRDESRSGSRRLTHVDNFESKEPYFERDSRSRYGHEYNRKREHYSERDSRSRYDHERGRSKEPYSKRDSRSRYDHEYGRKRSRYEGSRRTPVRPDWDDGQWEWEDTPRRDSVSSSRRHQPSPSPMFLGASPDARLVSPWLGGNTPYSSSPWDHVSPSPIPIRTSGSSVKSSTSRYSGRSHQLTFSSGASSSYEDEVTDKSEFAEEHKYEITESMHAEMEYDADRAWYDREEGSTMFDGEDNSSLFLGDEATFQKKEAELAKRLTRRDGTKMSLAQSKKLSQLTADNAQWEDRQLLRSGAVRGTEVQTEFDDEEERKVVLLVHDTKPPFLDGRVVFTKQAEPIMPIKDPTSDMAIISRKGSTLVKEIREKQSSNKSRQRFWELAGSKLGDILGVEKTAEQIDADTATVGEQGEIDFKEEAKFSQHLKKEEAVSDFAKSKSIAEQRQYLPIFSVRDDLLQVIRENQIVVVVGETGSGKTTQLTQYLHEDGYTINGIVGCTQPRRVAAMSVAKRVSEEMETELGEKVGYAIRFEDVTGPNTIIKYMTDGVLLRETLKDSDLDKYRVIVMDEAHERSLNTDVLFGILKKVVARRRDFKLIVTSATLNAQKFSHFFGSVPIYHIPGRTFPVTTLWSKTPVEDYVEGAVQQAMRIHITSPPGDILIFMTGQDEIEAACYALAERMEQMVSSSKKAFPKLVILPIYSQLPADLQAKIFQRAEDGARKCIVATNIAETSLTVDGIFYVIDTGYGKMKVYNPRMGMDALQVFPVSRAAADQRAGRAGRTGPGTCCRLYTESAYLNEMLPSPVPEIQRTNLGNVVLLLKSLKVDNLLDFDFMDPPPQDNILNSMYQLWLLGALNNVGALTDLGWKMVEFPLDPPLAKMLLMGEQLGCLEEVLTIVSMLSVPSVFFRPKDRAKASDAARERFFVPESDHLTLYNVYQQWKQHDYRGDWCNDHFLHVKGLRKARET